In a single window of the Nicotiana tomentosiformis chromosome 10, ASM39032v3, whole genome shotgun sequence genome:
- the LOC138900308 gene encoding uncharacterized protein, with amino-acid sequence MVAPPNFQEGQSTYRPPRFNGQYYGWWKTRMHNFIMAEDFELWDVICDEPFFPMKTIGDPAVTVPKIRKDFNDVDRKAIEKNFRAKIILVCGIGPDEYNRISSCQSAKEIWEALQIAHEGTTQVKQSKIDMLTTGYELFRLKDDESIQDMHTRFTSIINELHSL; translated from the coding sequence ATGGTTGCTCCACCAAACTTTCAAGAAGGTCAATCTACCTACAGACCACCAAGGTTCAACGGCcaatactatggatggtggaagacaagaATGCATAATttcatcatggctgaagattTTGAGCTTTGGGACGTTATATGCGACGAACCCTTCTTCCCTATGAAGACCATTGGTGACCCAGCAGTAACAGTTCCCAAAATAAGAAAAGACTTTAATGATGTTGATCGCAAGGCCATAGAGAAGAACTTCCGAGCAAAAATAATTCTCGTCTGTGGTATTGGACCAGATGAATACAATAGGATATCATCATGTCAATCTGCtaaggagatctgggaagctctccaaaTAGCTCATGAAGGgacaactcaagtcaagcagtcGAAGATTGACATGCTTACCACAGGGTACGAGCTCTTCAGGTTGAAGGACGACGAGTCCATCCAGGACATGCACACTCGCTTCACCTCCATCATCAACGAGCTCCATTCTCTTTGA